In Paenibacillus algicola, a genomic segment contains:
- the spoIIIAA gene encoding stage III sporulation protein AA, with amino-acid sequence MNTSWLDLFPDHIQALLRCMPQDVMKPLEEIRLREGRPLELNYEGVFQFLTPAGTFTRKPEEAYKPTREDMLRLLDMMSNHSLYTLEEELRKGFITIPGGHRVGLAGRTVLSDGKVRHIRDISSFNLRLAKEMRGAAEPLLPYLLDRDRNRIRHTLMVSSPQKGKTTILRDLARLISSGYSPSAFTACQGKKVGVVDERSEIAGCIQGVPSFDLGPRTDVLDGCPKAEGMMMMIRSMSPEVLMVDEIGRPEDAEAVSEALHAGISVVATAHGSSLEDAAGRQALASLMKARVFERYAVLDRSQGGFFFRLYDASVNEIKSSWPHGVVT; translated from the coding sequence ATGAATACAAGCTGGCTGGATCTGTTTCCGGATCATATTCAGGCTCTGCTGCGTTGCATGCCTCAAGACGTCATGAAGCCGCTGGAAGAAATCCGGCTGCGGGAAGGCCGCCCGCTGGAGCTGAACTATGAAGGAGTGTTTCAGTTTCTAACACCCGCTGGAACCTTTACACGCAAGCCGGAGGAGGCGTACAAGCCAACCCGGGAGGATATGCTGAGGCTGCTGGATATGATGAGCAATCATTCTTTATACACGCTGGAGGAGGAGCTTCGCAAGGGCTTCATCACCATACCTGGCGGACACCGTGTCGGCCTGGCTGGACGAACTGTGCTTAGTGATGGGAAGGTGAGGCATATCCGGGATATTAGCAGCTTCAATCTTCGGCTCGCCAAAGAAATGAGAGGCGCTGCCGAGCCGCTGCTGCCCTATTTGCTGGATCGGGATCGAAACCGGATCAGGCATACGCTAATGGTATCGTCTCCGCAGAAGGGTAAGACAACGATCCTGCGCGATCTGGCCCGGCTAATCAGCAGCGGCTATTCACCTTCAGCTTTCACAGCCTGTCAGGGAAAAAAAGTTGGCGTAGTGGATGAACGCTCTGAAATAGCCGGATGTATTCAGGGGGTGCCCTCCTTCGATCTGGGCCCCAGAACTGACGTGCTGGACGGGTGCCCGAAGGCGGAAGGCATGATGATGATGATTCGCTCCATGTCGCCGGAGGTGCTGATGGTGGACGAGATCGGAAGGCCGGAGGATGCAGAGGCGGTCTCGGAAGCACTCCATGCCGGAATCAGCGTGGTCGCTACGGCCCACGGCTCCTCCCTGGAGGATGCAGCGGGCAGACAGGCGCTTGCTTCTCTCATGAAGGCCCGGGTGTTTGAGCGTTATGCCGTGCTGGACAGGTCACAAGGGGGTTTCTTTTTTCGCCTGTATGATGCCAGCGTCAACGAGATCAAGTCATCGTGGCCGCACGGGGTGGTGACCTGA
- a CDS encoding YqhV family protein, whose product MLDKFVVSMASLRLFSGSVEILAAIWMLRLNQVDKALAVNSALAFVGPLVLILTTTIGLFGMADKLSWGKIGWIMCGAAFLLYGILKK is encoded by the coding sequence ATGCTGGACAAGTTTGTGGTGAGTATGGCTTCCCTCCGGCTGTTTTCCGGCAGTGTTGAAATTCTGGCAGCGATCTGGATGCTTCGCCTGAATCAGGTAGATAAGGCGCTGGCTGTGAATTCTGCGCTGGCCTTTGTCGGTCCCCTGGTGCTGATCCTGACGACGACGATCGGACTGTTTGGCATGGCGGACAAGCTGTCCTGGGGCAAAATCGGCTGGATCATGTGCGGAGCAGCATTTCTGTTATATGGGATTTTAAAAAAATGA